A region of uncultured Anaeromusa sp. DNA encodes the following proteins:
- a CDS encoding ABC transporter ATP-binding protein: MLTLECISFQYSQQAPALHEVSLELKADDFMALAGHNGSGKTTLTRLIMGLIKPTGGRILLDGEDLSSRSTAQRARHIGYVFQNPDRQIFRDTVSLEVAYGPQQLGFSAAETSEAVAKALQAVSLTEQAPADPRLLPKGLKQRVAIASALAMKPRLLILDEPTSGQDAWERRQLMKLLQDLHHQGMAILMITHDMELLAAHFDRVAVLGGGRKVFDGTAADLFSGAHDLHQWGLAEPALLQLSRLLKQPGVSDAETFCQQLLPLLKGGLRHE; this comes from the coding sequence GTGCTAACACTTGAATGCATTTCTTTTCAATACAGCCAGCAAGCCCCTGCCCTGCACGAAGTCTCACTGGAGCTAAAGGCTGACGATTTCATGGCCCTCGCCGGACACAACGGCAGCGGCAAAACGACGTTGACCCGTTTAATCATGGGGCTCATCAAGCCCACTGGCGGACGCATCCTCCTGGACGGCGAAGACCTATCCAGCCGCAGCACCGCTCAACGGGCCCGGCACATCGGCTATGTTTTTCAAAATCCAGACCGCCAGATTTTTCGCGACACTGTCTCTCTGGAAGTGGCTTATGGCCCCCAGCAGCTCGGCTTCAGCGCCGCAGAAACAAGTGAAGCCGTTGCCAAGGCCCTACAGGCTGTCTCCTTGACAGAACAGGCGCCGGCAGACCCTCGCTTGTTGCCCAAAGGCCTCAAGCAGCGCGTAGCTATTGCTTCAGCATTGGCTATGAAGCCGCGCCTGCTCATTCTGGATGAGCCCACCAGCGGCCAAGACGCCTGGGAGCGTAGACAGTTAATGAAACTTTTGCAGGACTTGCACCATCAAGGCATGGCTATTTTAATGATCACCCATGATATGGAGCTTTTAGCCGCTCATTTTGACCGCGTCGCCGTCCTCGGCGGCGGCCGCAAGGTTTTTGACGGCACTGCGGCGGATTTATTCTCCGGCGCTCATGATTTACATCAATGGGGCCTGGCTGAGCCCGCTCTGTTGCAACTGTCTCGCCTGCTGAAGCAACCGGGAGTCAGCGATGCCGAAACATTTTGCCAGCAGCTTTTGCCTTTGCTGAAAGGAGGGTTGCGCCATGAATAA
- a CDS encoding ABC transporter ATP-binding protein, with amino-acid sequence MTDALKFEQFTYSYPRRTAVLQNIDLVISAGSFTVLTGPNGAGKTALCRAAAGIIPHYYGGSLSGRIYVQGQDTRTTGIAVLATMTGILLEDYETQLVAMTVEEEVAFALENMGLPPAEIKIRVSSSLEQVGLSGLERRETAALSGGQKQRLVLASLLATKPSILILDEPASALDPKGRSELYALLHRLHLEEGLTVLVVEHDLACVLPYADQFVFLQEGCIASQGDADTVLRHLWLEESLRPALPPLWQARFHLEQKLGHSLTPWKNAAEAAAELQAYAKGDSPSC; translated from the coding sequence ATGACTGACGCCCTAAAATTCGAACAATTCACCTATAGCTATCCTCGCCGGACCGCCGTCCTGCAAAACATCGACCTGGTCATTTCAGCAGGCTCCTTTACCGTACTTACCGGCCCCAACGGGGCCGGTAAAACCGCTTTATGCCGGGCTGCGGCAGGCATTATTCCCCATTACTACGGCGGCTCTTTGAGCGGCCGCATTTATGTGCAGGGCCAAGATACCCGCACAACCGGCATTGCCGTCTTAGCTACCATGACCGGCATCTTGCTGGAAGATTACGAGACGCAGCTTGTGGCGATGACGGTTGAAGAAGAGGTAGCTTTCGCCCTTGAGAACATGGGGCTGCCCCCTGCTGAAATCAAGATTCGCGTAAGTTCCTCCCTGGAACAGGTAGGCCTGTCCGGTCTGGAGCGGCGCGAAACCGCCGCCTTGTCAGGCGGCCAAAAGCAGCGCCTTGTTTTGGCTTCCCTTTTGGCAACCAAGCCTTCGATTCTCATTTTGGACGAACCGGCTTCGGCCCTTGATCCCAAAGGGCGCAGTGAGTTATATGCTTTATTGCATCGTTTGCACCTGGAAGAAGGACTGACAGTCTTGGTCGTCGAGCACGACTTAGCCTGCGTCCTTCCCTATGCCGACCAATTTGTCTTTCTACAGGAAGGATGCATCGCCAGCCAAGGCGATGCCGACACCGTCCTTCGCCATTTGTGGCTGGAAGAATCCTTGCGGCCGGCCCTGCCGCCGCTCTGGCAAGCCCGCTTTCACCTGGAACAAAAGCTGGGCCATTCTCTGACGCCCTGGAAAAACGCAGCAGAAGCAGCCGCCGAATTGCAAGCCTATGCTAAAGGAGACAGTCCATCGTGCTAA
- a CDS encoding YbaK/EbsC family protein — MHYRFPWEKDLRENGYAYQLLPQTRPLRSAEDGAAYFDISVGQTAPVLLVEATQEHRFLCLLAGDHGRLDLVKAAALLKIPKLTPVKYKKVYDITGFEPGNMPLLGINLPCLFDDSLLRYPLVYGGSGQENLTLSIDPQALLALHQVVARLK; from the coding sequence ATGCATTATCGATTTCCTTGGGAAAAAGACTTACGAGAAAACGGCTATGCGTATCAACTTTTGCCGCAAACACGGCCTCTGCGTTCTGCCGAGGATGGCGCAGCCTATTTCGACATCTCTGTCGGTCAAACCGCTCCTGTGCTGCTTGTAGAAGCAACACAGGAGCATCGGTTTCTTTGCCTCCTTGCCGGTGACCATGGCCGCTTAGATCTCGTCAAAGCGGCCGCACTCTTAAAAATCCCAAAACTCACGCCTGTCAAATACAAGAAGGTATACGACATCACTGGATTCGAACCAGGCAATATGCCTCTTTTAGGCATCAACCTTCCCTGTCTCTTCGATGATTCGCTTCTGCGCTACCCTCTAGTCTATGGCGGTAGCGGCCAAGAAAACCTAACGCTGTCCATCGATCCCCAAGCTCTCTTGGCGTTGCACCAAGTAGTGGCGCGCCTTAAATAG
- a CDS encoding PAS domain S-box protein, whose protein sequence is MGEQVERGYRELFEHSAVGMAEVTLQGMFRRVNKMFCRMMACEEKELLGLRFQDITHPDDLKEDIRLVEDLVKGIRDRYELEKRYIRFDGSVIWIHLSVAVVRDEMGRPLYFVSTIVDISQRRAGELRLRVLSEAVEQSPVSIVITDPQGGIEYVNPMFCKVTGYEKEAVLGHNPRILSSGKMSDAFYRKLWQTVTSRKIWQGEFINRRRDGVEYWEKASISPIVDEQGRILHYVGVKEDVTERKRNIDEREHLLAALERRVRALQCLTTISNAIQQKEKLEDLFWEVLRILPEGWRYPAVVHLVYDGVDYAYPGFLQTADRLRAALKVGESTRGWVEIVYPQEHPRAYEGPFLREERELLETVARMLGQSLRRRESEAKLEQAREAAMEANRAKSLFLSNMSHEIRTPLNAILGFSEILYRDTTMGREQREKLQIVNRSGTYLLALINDVLELAKVESGRVVLQNSLFDLRRLVRDMGSLFQVRLDQKGLQLLLETVEPLPEQVKGDEGKIRRILVNLIGNALKFTDRGVINVRLAGKSLEDGKWRLQVTVKDSGIGIAVEDQEAIFGYFEQAYHQRHDRGGTGLGLAISREFARAMDGDISVASRPGEGAEFLVTLRLEEGTQQEMAAPRSELVAGLLPGQQAYRILVAMSVETDSLLLQAMLEQAGFLAVAVAGKEELLQESDRGADMIFADLALLQTEEYRLVRELQQRSNRCDLPIIAVSAGLGADEVQQVLLQQVRAVLGKPFTTEQVLNMVAAHTGAQYVYQELEKNSPATWRGQCCLENALKEQLLAATLDGDIERLEELLVQVAAKEPELAAYARELAGAFRLDALAALWEQGEELRDGTQS, encoded by the coding sequence ATGGGAGAACAAGTGGAACGCGGTTACCGGGAGCTGTTTGAACATTCGGCTGTCGGTATGGCGGAGGTTACTTTGCAAGGCATGTTTCGGCGGGTTAACAAGATGTTTTGCCGTATGATGGCTTGCGAAGAAAAAGAACTACTAGGCCTTCGGTTTCAAGATATTACACATCCGGATGATCTGAAAGAAGATATAAGGCTAGTGGAAGATTTGGTAAAGGGGATACGGGACCGTTATGAATTGGAAAAGAGATATATACGATTTGATGGCTCTGTTATATGGATTCATCTTTCGGTTGCGGTCGTACGAGATGAAATGGGGCGTCCCTTGTATTTCGTTTCTACCATTGTCGATATTTCACAGCGCCGCGCGGGCGAGTTGCGTTTGCGGGTATTATCAGAAGCGGTCGAGCAAAGTCCTGTCAGTATTGTCATTACCGATCCCCAAGGTGGAATTGAATACGTAAATCCTATGTTTTGCAAGGTGACCGGTTACGAGAAAGAGGCAGTGTTGGGACATAATCCTCGTATTCTCAGTTCCGGCAAGATGAGCGATGCTTTTTACCGAAAGCTTTGGCAAACGGTGACTTCGCGGAAAATTTGGCAAGGAGAGTTTATTAATCGTCGCAGAGATGGCGTTGAATACTGGGAGAAAGCCAGTATTTCTCCCATTGTAGATGAGCAGGGGCGGATTTTGCATTATGTCGGCGTCAAAGAGGATGTTACTGAGCGTAAGCGCAATATTGATGAACGGGAGCATTTGCTGGCGGCGTTGGAGCGGCGCGTACGCGCTTTGCAGTGTTTGACGACGATTTCTAATGCTATTCAGCAAAAGGAGAAATTGGAAGACTTGTTCTGGGAAGTGCTGCGAATTTTGCCTGAAGGCTGGCGGTATCCAGCGGTGGTGCATTTGGTATATGACGGTGTGGATTATGCCTATCCAGGCTTTTTGCAGACTGCGGACCGGTTGCGGGCGGCCTTGAAAGTGGGCGAATCTACGCGAGGCTGGGTGGAGATCGTTTATCCCCAAGAACATCCGCGAGCTTATGAGGGGCCGTTTTTGCGAGAAGAGCGGGAACTATTAGAAACAGTGGCGCGTATGTTGGGACAGAGCCTGCGGCGGCGGGAAAGCGAAGCAAAACTGGAACAAGCCAGGGAAGCCGCGATGGAGGCTAATCGGGCGAAGAGTCTGTTTCTCTCGAATATGTCCCATGAGATTCGGACTCCGTTGAATGCCATTCTTGGCTTTTCGGAAATCTTGTACCGCGACACCACCATGGGGCGGGAGCAGCGGGAAAAGCTGCAAATTGTCAATCGCAGCGGCACCTATTTGCTGGCGTTGATTAACGATGTGCTGGAATTGGCCAAAGTGGAATCCGGGCGCGTTGTTTTGCAGAACTCTCTTTTTGACTTGCGCCGCTTGGTCCGGGACATGGGCAGTCTGTTCCAGGTGCGTTTGGACCAAAAAGGCTTGCAGCTTTTGCTGGAAACTGTGGAGCCTTTGCCGGAGCAGGTAAAGGGAGATGAAGGGAAAATACGACGCATTCTGGTTAATTTAATTGGCAATGCGTTGAAATTTACGGATCGCGGCGTTATTAACGTGCGTTTAGCGGGAAAATCCTTGGAAGACGGGAAATGGCGGCTGCAAGTCACAGTAAAAGACAGCGGTATAGGTATTGCTGTAGAGGATCAGGAAGCTATCTTTGGGTATTTTGAGCAAGCGTACCATCAACGGCATGATCGAGGCGGTACAGGGCTAGGACTGGCTATCAGCCGGGAATTTGCCCGAGCTATGGATGGCGATATTTCCGTGGCCAGCCGGCCTGGCGAAGGGGCGGAGTTTTTGGTGACCTTGCGATTGGAAGAAGGAACGCAGCAGGAGATGGCAGCACCTCGGTCGGAGTTGGTGGCAGGGTTGTTGCCGGGACAACAGGCATACCGGATACTTGTCGCCATGTCCGTGGAGACGGATTCGCTCTTACTGCAAGCGATGCTGGAGCAAGCCGGTTTTTTGGCGGTAGCCGTAGCGGGCAAAGAGGAATTGCTCCAAGAAAGCGATCGCGGCGCAGATATGATTTTTGCGGACTTGGCCTTGCTGCAGACCGAGGAATATCGGCTGGTTCGAGAACTTCAGCAGCGTTCGAACCGATGCGATTTGCCGATTATTGCCGTGTCCGCCGGCTTGGGGGCCGACGAGGTGCAGCAGGTCTTGTTGCAGCAGGTGCGAGCTGTATTGGGCAAGCCCTTTACAACCGAGCAGGTTTTGAATATGGTGGCGGCCCATACGGGGGCGCAATATGTCTACCAAGAACTGGAGAAAAACTCGCCTGCTACTTGGCGGGGGCAGTGTTGTTTGGAGAATGCGCTGAAGGAACAGTTGCTGGCGGCAACTCTTGATGGAGATATTGAACGCTTGGAAGAGTTGCTAGTGCAGGTTGCGGCGAAGGAGCCGGAGCTAGCTGCGTACGCGCGGGAGTTGGCAGGCGCGTTTCGGCTGGACGCCTTGGCAGCGTTGTGGGAGCAGGGAGAGGAGCTGAGAGATGGAACGCAAAGCTGA
- a CDS encoding IS3 family transposase, with product MRAKYRVVERLRNKYPVQSLCRILEITRSGYYAWRKRIYDPDQDAWLKKQVMACQQQCNFTYGYRRVRLWIQQQTGRILNAKPVLRIMRKLDVLAQIRRARPYTYYKQAIHRYENLLQRQFYQEKPNCFWATDITYIPTAQGMAYMCAVIDLCGKMVLNYRIGNDMTVSLVTDTIQDALKNEKATDGLALHSDQGSQYTSSAYYNLSKEYHFQPSMSNRGCPYDNSSMENFFGTLKAECLNRMTFPNREFLSEIVAEYVSFYNYERINLKNGLTPYEIRSKAM from the coding sequence GTGAGAGCAAAATACCGTGTGGTCGAGCGATTGAGAAACAAGTATCCGGTGCAGTCGCTTTGTCGCATCTTAGAAATAACACGTAGCGGTTATTATGCTTGGCGAAAACGGATTTACGATCCAGATCAAGATGCTTGGCTCAAAAAGCAGGTTATGGCTTGTCAGCAGCAATGCAACTTTACTTATGGATATCGCCGGGTTCGGCTCTGGATTCAGCAACAAACCGGGCGAATTTTGAACGCTAAACCGGTCTTGCGTATTATGCGGAAGCTGGATGTTTTAGCGCAGATTCGCCGTGCACGTCCTTATACTTATTACAAACAGGCAATTCATCGCTACGAAAATCTGTTGCAACGGCAGTTTTATCAAGAAAAACCAAACTGTTTCTGGGCGACGGATATCACCTATATCCCTACAGCGCAGGGAATGGCTTATATGTGTGCAGTTATCGATTTATGTGGAAAAATGGTGCTGAACTATCGCATAGGAAATGATATGACTGTTTCTCTAGTAACCGATACAATTCAGGATGCATTAAAAAATGAAAAGGCCACTGATGGACTAGCACTCCACAGTGACCAAGGGTCGCAGTATACCTCAAGCGCATATTACAACCTAAGCAAAGAATACCACTTTCAACCATCAATGTCTAATAGAGGTTGCCCTTACGATAATTCATCCATGGAGAACTTCTTCGGTACATTGAAAGCGGAATGTTTAAATCGCATGACCTTTCCCAATCGGGAATTTTTATCGGAGATTGTTGCTGAATATGTATCATTCTATAACTATGAACGAATCAATTTAAAAAATGGCCTTACTCCTTATGAGATACGGAGTAAGGCCATGTAA
- a CDS encoding energy-coupling factor transporter transmembrane component T has product MNKLAPLTKLLLTLAVTLWAMMLQTPLALSLLILAELLSLALAGKLRSTLAASTGLFVFAVLLGLMQYAFGASLDFSIAIALKMLVMTLIFVLLLATTRLQDLTTALTTQCKVPYEYAFMLTTALRFVPDFLAESKAVREAQACRGYHPGGNPLKRFASYLAVVQPLVLRAITRSETMAVSLELRGFGAPGRTFAGKVSLHVMDYLALAAMIAVSIGIIAFF; this is encoded by the coding sequence ATGAATAAATTGGCCCCTTTAACAAAGCTGCTGCTCACGTTGGCGGTCACGCTCTGGGCCATGATGCTCCAGACGCCGCTGGCGCTATCCCTGCTCATTTTAGCAGAGCTGCTGTCTCTGGCCTTGGCCGGAAAGCTCCGCAGCACCTTGGCCGCCTCTACAGGCCTGTTCGTCTTTGCCGTACTCCTAGGGTTGATGCAATATGCCTTTGGCGCCAGCCTTGATTTTTCCATCGCCATCGCCCTAAAAATGCTGGTAATGACTCTTATCTTCGTATTGCTTTTGGCGACAACACGCCTGCAGGATCTGACTACGGCCCTGACAACGCAGTGCAAAGTGCCCTACGAATACGCTTTCATGCTGACGACGGCGCTGCGTTTTGTGCCTGACTTTCTGGCGGAAAGCAAAGCGGTCCGCGAAGCCCAAGCCTGCCGCGGCTACCATCCCGGCGGCAATCCCCTGAAACGCTTCGCTTCCTACTTGGCAGTTGTACAACCGCTGGTACTGCGAGCCATCACCCGCTCGGAAACCATGGCAGTCAGCCTGGAGCTGCGCGGCTTCGGCGCTCCCGGACGCACCTTTGCGGGCAAAGTGTCCCTGCACGTCATGGATTACCTGGCTTTGGCGGCCATGATAGCCGTCAGCATTGGAATCATCGCTTTTTTTTAA
- a CDS encoding HD domain-containing phosphohydrolase, protein MERKADIMIVDDTPENLKLLSLLLREQGHRVRALPSGKMALAAMRNQRPEILLLDITMPEMDGYAVCEAMRAEGLLEDVAVIFVSALAETFDKVKAFQCGGVDYVTKPYQAEELQARLETHLSLKRLREEVQRHNRDLQQQVKAQLDELHHAQMATILAMVKLAEARDDDTGKHVERIRTFSAMLAAEVQRRGWYREVDDAFVENIYNASPLHDVGKIAIRDAILLKPGRLTPEEFEEMKLHTVYGAQTLRQVRQEYPHNAFLNMGIAIAQAHHERWDGSGYPNGLRGDAIPLAARMVAVADVYDALCSKRVYKKAYSHETSLDMLRQGAGSHFEPQLIEAFLVIEAEVLARSRELREGE, encoded by the coding sequence ATGGAACGCAAAGCTGATATTATGATTGTAGATGATACGCCGGAAAACCTGAAACTGCTTTCGTTGTTGCTGCGCGAGCAAGGGCATCGCGTACGGGCGCTGCCCAGCGGCAAGATGGCCTTGGCTGCCATGCGTAACCAACGCCCGGAAATTCTCTTGCTGGATATTACCATGCCGGAGATGGATGGCTATGCCGTGTGTGAAGCTATGCGCGCCGAAGGGCTTTTGGAGGATGTGGCGGTGATTTTTGTCAGCGCCTTAGCGGAGACCTTTGATAAGGTGAAAGCGTTTCAGTGCGGCGGTGTGGATTATGTGACAAAGCCGTATCAAGCGGAAGAATTACAAGCGAGGTTGGAGACGCACTTGTCCTTGAAGCGGTTGCGAGAAGAGGTGCAAAGGCACAATCGGGATTTACAGCAGCAGGTGAAGGCTCAATTGGATGAATTGCATCATGCACAGATGGCTACGATCTTAGCCATGGTTAAGCTGGCGGAAGCGCGAGACGACGACACAGGGAAGCATGTGGAACGCATTCGGACGTTTTCAGCGATGTTGGCCGCCGAAGTGCAGCGACGAGGCTGGTATCGTGAAGTAGATGACGCTTTTGTGGAAAACATCTACAACGCCAGCCCGCTCCATGATGTTGGTAAAATCGCTATTCGCGATGCGATTTTGCTTAAACCGGGGCGATTGACGCCGGAAGAATTTGAAGAAATGAAGCTCCATACAGTGTATGGAGCGCAGACACTGCGTCAGGTACGTCAGGAGTACCCGCACAACGCCTTTTTGAATATGGGCATTGCTATTGCCCAGGCGCATCATGAAAGATGGGACGGCAGCGGTTATCCCAACGGTCTGAGGGGCGATGCGATTCCCTTGGCGGCGCGTATGGTGGCGGTAGCTGATGTGTATGACGCCCTTTGCTCTAAGCGGGTGTACAAGAAGGCCTATTCCCATGAAACAAGTCTGGATATGCTCCGCCAGGGGGCGGGCAGTCACTTTGAACCGCAGTTGATCGAAGCGTTTTTGGTGATAGAAGCGGAGGTCTTGGCGCGCAGCCGTGAGCTGCGGGAAGGCGAGTAG